From Pseudonocardia autotrophica, one genomic window encodes:
- a CDS encoding cupredoxin domain-containing protein, with amino-acid sequence MNTTHPDTPEDRPTWACALHRPPADGQDWVPADRGYATCSNCLDRLRAVMRDIGDRYRMLDPTPQKGATGRGAPGFGSRSPASDHVIAFTDPRSSQTAKVWVDRAGRACREDERPPVSIRGELDILAWDAADRLGLAGPHHRADVHDLLRHLDQRLDLITRDPDLVVEVAFKLRALQAALRPVTGDPRPKFIGLCPELLPEPDEAGVPLVCSARLYAPIKDSSVNCRSCGAHWPRERWLELGRSLQVAPAA; translated from the coding sequence GTGAACACCACCCACCCCGACACGCCGGAAGACCGCCCCACCTGGGCGTGTGCCCTGCACCGGCCGCCCGCCGACGGCCAGGACTGGGTTCCCGCCGACCGCGGATACGCCACCTGCAGCAACTGTTTGGACCGGTTGCGGGCAGTGATGCGCGACATCGGCGACCGCTACCGCATGCTTGACCCCACCCCGCAAAAGGGCGCCACCGGCCGAGGAGCACCCGGGTTCGGGTCCCGTAGCCCCGCTTCCGATCACGTCATCGCCTTCACCGACCCGAGATCCAGTCAGACCGCGAAGGTGTGGGTCGACCGTGCCGGGCGGGCGTGCCGTGAGGACGAACGCCCCCCAGTGTCGATCCGCGGCGAGCTCGACATCTTGGCCTGGGATGCCGCCGACCGACTCGGTCTGGCCGGACCGCATCACCGCGCTGATGTGCACGACCTACTCCGACACTTGGACCAGCGTCTCGACCTGATCACCCGCGACCCTGATCTGGTTGTCGAGGTGGCGTTCAAGCTGCGAGCCCTGCAGGCCGCGCTCCGGCCGGTTACCGGCGACCCCCGACCGAAGTTCATCGGGTTATGCCCCGAACTCCTCCCCGAACCCGACGAGGCCGGGGTGCCGCTCGTCTGCTCCGCCCGCCTCTACGCCCCCATCAAAGACAGCTCCGTCAACTGCCGATCCTGCGGAGCGCACTGGCCACGCGAACGGTGGCTCGAACTCGGCCGCTCCCTCCAAGTCGCCCCCGCCGCATGA
- a CDS encoding phage tail tube protein, producing MPAPEISAITLYTSRGKSKYYWVETIADYHAPTRTEIDAGVDLSPIVADHDGWTVQSGQIEAPNLKTRWTNTIPGEKSADDSSLTCYMSEDGDDARDLMEQDTAGFVLRFPGGDVAGNRYDVFPVIVSAQSKNLSVDGSDPDTMEFQFAITEEPAENLTVPAHAGP from the coding sequence ATGCCAGCCCCGGAGATCTCCGCGATCACGCTGTACACGTCGCGGGGTAAGTCGAAGTACTACTGGGTGGAGACCATCGCGGACTACCACGCCCCGACCCGCACGGAGATCGATGCAGGGGTGGATCTGTCCCCGATCGTCGCCGACCACGATGGGTGGACGGTGCAGTCCGGGCAGATCGAGGCCCCGAACCTGAAGACCCGATGGACGAACACGATCCCGGGTGAGAAGTCCGCGGATGACTCGTCGCTGACCTGCTACATGTCGGAGGACGGCGACGACGCCCGCGATCTGATGGAGCAGGACACGGCCGGGTTCGTTCTCCGGTTCCCGGGTGGGGATGTGGCGGGCAACCGGTACGACGTGTTCCCGGTGATCGTGTCGGCGCAGTCGAAGAACCTCAGCGTGGACGGGTCGGACCCGGACACGATGGAGTTCCAGTTCGCGATCACTGAGGAGCCGGCGGAGAACCTGACCGTTCCGGCGCACGCCGGCCCGTGA
- a CDS encoding IS3 family transposase (programmed frameshift): MARKNYSDEFRRQAVELYESTPGATVKGIAADLGVERATLALWLDNLGTGTRTAPDGTRTRSARSVRAPRQNAGVVPVADETPEQRLARLEAENKALRAEKTKLETEREILRQAAKYFGRGDELVTRFQFVADHSDTTSSPRRGWTVKRLCALLDVRRSSFYAWLAAAPARAKRTAADTALAERIRAVHDGDRTCGRPRITAEINDGVEPAQRVNHKRIGRVMREHGIAGYRRRRRVRTTIPEPAQSPVPDLLGRDFTAPAPNIVYVGDITYLPLADGGNLYLATVIDCHSRRLTGWALADHMRTDLVADALRAAAADRGSLAGSIFHSDHGSVYTSRAYANLCDRLDVQQSMGAVGSSADNALAESFNATLKREVLQDNAFWPDQATCRRQLFRWLTRYNTRRRHSYCRYQTPNTYEADFAATVPDAA, encoded by the exons ATGGCCCGCAAGAACTACTCCGACGAGTTCCGTCGGCAGGCCGTCGAGCTGTACGAGTCCACGCCCGGGGCGACGGTGAAGGGCATCGCCGCCGACCTGGGCGTCGAGCGGGCCACGCTGGCGTTGTGGCTGGACAACCTCGGGACCGGGACCCGCACCGCCCCCGACGGCACCCGCACCCGCAGCGCACGTTCGGTGCGTGCGCCACGCCAGAACGCCGGTGTCGTGCCCGTCGCGGATGAGACGCCCGAGCAGCGTCTGGCCCGCCTCGAAGCCGAGAACAAGGCACTGCGGGCGGAGAAGACCAAACTCGAGACCGAGCGGGAGATCCTTCGCCAGGCGGCCAAGTATTTCG GCCGGGGCGACGAACTGGTGACCCGCTTCCAGTTCGTCGCCGACCACTCCGACACGACCTCCAGCCCCCGCCGGGGCTGGACGGTGAAGCGGCTGTGCGCACTACTCGACGTGCGACGTTCCTCGTTCTACGCCTGGCTCGCCGCCGCGCCCGCCCGCGCGAAGCGCACTGCCGCGGACACCGCCTTGGCCGAGCGGATCCGCGCCGTGCACGACGGAGACCGCACCTGCGGGCGGCCGCGGATCACCGCCGAAATCAACGACGGCGTCGAGCCGGCGCAGCGGGTGAACCACAAGCGGATCGGCCGGGTCATGCGCGAGCACGGCATCGCGGGTTACCGCCGCCGTCGCCGGGTGCGCACCACCATCCCCGAGCCCGCCCAGAGCCCGGTGCCCGACCTGCTCGGGCGCGACTTCACCGCGCCCGCCCCGAACATCGTCTATGTCGGCGACATCACCTACCTACCCCTGGCCGATGGCGGGAACCTCTACCTGGCCACCGTGATCGACTGCCACTCCCGGCGCCTGACCGGGTGGGCGCTCGCCGACCACATGCGCACCGACCTCGTCGCAGACGCCCTCCGAGCGGCGGCCGCGGACCGCGGCTCCCTCGCCGGGTCGATCTTCCACTCCGACCACGGCTCGGTCTACACCAGCCGCGCCTACGCCAACCTCTGCGACCGACTCGACGTCCAGCAGTCGATGGGTGCGGTCGGGTCCAGCGCCGACAACGCCCTCGCCGAGTCGTTCAACGCCACCCTGAAGCGGGAAGTGTTGCAGGACAACGCGTTCTGGCCCGATCAGGCCACCTGCCGTCGGCAACTGTTCCGATGGTTGACCCGCTACAACACCCGACGCCGCCACTCCTACTGCCGCTACCAGACCCCGAACACCTACGAGGCAGACTTCGCAGCTACCGTTCCGGACGCCGCGTAA
- a CDS encoding phage portal protein translates to MAFTISEGQVASSASGHAIPRSGHLQITDNDFPTYAQMWKRQPQIRTVVGFLSRNIAQMGIHVFKRVSDLDRERVADHPLSKLLARPNPYTTTFRLIEALVADIAIYDCAFWLKVRSADGSDPALLRLDPAQVTLEGKNPFMVESFRYGRRRFQPEDVVHFHGYSAIDNRTGTSPLESLRQILAEDFQASLFRSQLWRNGARLSGYIERPVGAPEWSRAGKEAFRAGWQSQYTGDGARPGGTPILEDGMKYVPAGTSPRDAQYIEARKLTREEVTSAYHIPLTLVGLLDSATYTNISEQHKIMYSDTLGPWLNMIQQELALQLIPDFDTSGHIYAEFNLAEKLRGSFQEQAAQLQTAVGAPYMTRNEARARLNLPQVDDGAELITPLNVLVGGQASPRDSAPDPADRNDNPAPEPTQLRAVER, encoded by the coding sequence ATGGCGTTCACGATCTCTGAGGGTCAGGTTGCGTCGTCGGCGTCGGGTCATGCGATCCCCCGCTCGGGGCATCTGCAGATCACCGACAACGATTTCCCGACGTATGCGCAGATGTGGAAGCGGCAGCCGCAGATCCGCACCGTGGTCGGGTTCCTGTCGCGGAACATCGCGCAGATGGGCATCCACGTGTTCAAGCGGGTGTCGGACCTGGACCGGGAGCGTGTCGCGGATCATCCGCTGTCGAAGCTGCTGGCGCGCCCGAACCCGTACACGACGACGTTCCGGCTGATCGAGGCTCTGGTCGCGGATATCGCGATCTATGACTGCGCGTTCTGGTTGAAGGTGCGTTCGGCGGACGGTTCGGATCCGGCGCTGCTGCGTCTGGATCCGGCGCAGGTCACCTTGGAGGGGAAGAACCCGTTCATGGTGGAGTCGTTCCGGTACGGGCGGCGCCGGTTCCAGCCTGAGGATGTCGTGCACTTCCACGGCTATTCGGCGATCGACAACCGGACGGGTACGAGCCCGTTGGAGTCGTTGCGGCAGATCCTCGCTGAGGATTTCCAGGCGTCGCTGTTCCGGTCGCAGCTGTGGCGCAACGGCGCCCGCCTGTCCGGGTATATCGAGCGTCCGGTGGGGGCGCCGGAGTGGTCTCGTGCGGGTAAGGAGGCGTTCCGGGCGGGCTGGCAGTCCCAGTACACCGGTGATGGTGCTCGTCCGGGTGGGACGCCGATCCTCGAGGACGGCATGAAGTATGTGCCGGCGGGGACGAGTCCGCGGGATGCGCAGTACATCGAGGCGCGGAAGCTGACCCGTGAAGAGGTCACGTCGGCGTATCACATCCCGTTGACGCTGGTCGGGCTCCTCGATAGCGCCACGTACACGAACATCTCCGAGCAACACAAGATCATGTACTCGGACACGTTGGGGCCGTGGCTGAACATGATCCAGCAGGAGCTGGCATTGCAGCTGATCCCCGACTTCGACACCTCGGGACACATCTACGCCGAGTTCAACCTCGCCGAGAAGCTCCGCGGATCGTTCCAGGAGCAGGCCGCGCAGCTGCAGACCGCTGTCGGTGCCCCGTACATGACCCGCAATGAGGCCCGGGCCCGCTTGAACCTGCCGCAGGTCGACGACGGCGCCGAACTCATCACCCCGCTGAACGTGCTCGTCGGCGGGCAGGCGTCACCGCGGGACTCCGCACCCGATCCGGCCGACCGAAACGACAACCCGGCGCCGGAGCCGACCCAGCTCCGCGCCGTCGAACGCTAG
- a CDS encoding HK97 family phage prohead protease, producing the protein MQVKTCPITVKTAGTHEGAEEGIVEAIVAAYNVDSVGDQIVPGAFGKSLARHKAAGNNLPFVWSHQSDDPDSYIGEVLEAEERPEGLWVKARLDMDEPKAAKVYRLLKGRRVSQFSFAYTEIDARPAGKNSPGALKELHELDIHECGPTMVGANPATALLGVKATKTEPCPTCGHATGEKHTATPEAPTEPADSPAEVPFEDRVQELVKQAVQDFLRESAEADTTPVSPTESEAEEATPAEPANPVEPPAAEPVAAEDVPASEGTADVRLLTELDLLEVELDMLND; encoded by the coding sequence ATGCAGGTCAAGACCTGCCCGATCACGGTCAAGACCGCAGGTACCCACGAGGGTGCCGAGGAAGGCATCGTCGAGGCGATCGTCGCCGCCTACAACGTCGACAGCGTTGGGGATCAGATCGTGCCTGGCGCGTTCGGGAAGTCCCTCGCCCGGCACAAGGCCGCCGGGAACAACCTTCCGTTTGTGTGGTCGCACCAGTCCGACGACCCCGACTCCTACATCGGTGAGGTCCTCGAAGCGGAGGAGCGCCCGGAGGGGCTGTGGGTGAAGGCGCGTCTCGACATGGACGAGCCGAAGGCCGCGAAGGTGTACCGGCTCCTCAAGGGCCGCCGGGTGTCGCAGTTCTCGTTCGCCTACACCGAGATCGACGCCCGACCTGCGGGGAAGAACTCCCCGGGTGCGTTGAAGGAGCTCCACGAGCTCGACATCCACGAGTGCGGGCCGACGATGGTCGGGGCGAACCCGGCGACCGCGCTGCTCGGGGTGAAGGCCACGAAGACCGAGCCGTGCCCCACCTGCGGGCATGCGACCGGGGAGAAGCACACCGCCACCCCCGAAGCCCCCACCGAACCTGCCGACAGTCCCGCCGAGGTCCCGTTCGAGGATCGGGTGCAGGAGCTGGTGAAGCAGGCCGTCCAAGACTTCCTCCGCGAATCCGCGGAGGCCGACACCACACCGGTGTCACCGACAGAGAGCGAAGCCGAAGAGGCCACGCCCGCTGAGCCCGCCAATCCCGTCGAGCCGCCTGCTGCAGAGCCGGTCGCCGCCGAGGATGTGCCCGCCAGTGAGGGAACCGCCGACGTTCGCCTGCTCACCGAGCTCGACCTGCTCGAGGTTGAGCTCGACATGCTGAACGACTGA
- a CDS encoding phage major capsid protein: MSTTTVDAAEEMKVHLKAARDISEVAEKAGRDFTDEERGQVNELVAKAKAAQERAKQAKGDAAVRAAIADLDGVEVQEKSGSFRTPSGLIVPQRGGKSLGQLYVEGNEFQELMHSAPGGHFQKNHRINTRPTGFSSLTPNRGSKALVTGVSQTSAGSLIEPDQLGLRVGLEPFQRPLTLRDLVTSGTTSTDSIEYVRVTSITNNAAPVPEATASTQQLTNAAGGYKPESALATAKVTTPVRTIAHWIPITKRALSDAAQMVTLIDSFLEYGLEEELEDQMVAGDGTGENLEGLANVSGVQSQAWDTNRLVTTRKAKTKVRITGRSQPNGYVINPADLEEIELLREDTGAGAGTGAFFFGGPAAAGQAPTLWGLPVVESEAVPAGTAYVGDWRKAILWDREQSSITTTDSHDNFFVRNLVVILAEMRAAFGVIQPSAFVEIDLSGEPEAGGGGGG, translated from the coding sequence ATGAGCACCACGACTGTGGATGCCGCCGAGGAGATGAAGGTTCATCTCAAGGCGGCCCGTGACATCTCCGAGGTGGCTGAGAAGGCCGGCCGGGATTTCACTGATGAGGAGCGCGGGCAGGTCAACGAGCTCGTCGCGAAGGCGAAGGCCGCGCAGGAGCGGGCGAAGCAGGCCAAGGGTGACGCCGCCGTTCGTGCCGCGATCGCCGACCTCGACGGTGTCGAGGTTCAGGAGAAGTCCGGTTCGTTCCGGACCCCGTCCGGTCTGATCGTCCCGCAGCGGGGCGGGAAGTCCCTGGGGCAGCTGTACGTGGAGGGCAACGAGTTCCAGGAGCTCATGCACTCCGCCCCGGGCGGTCACTTCCAGAAGAACCACCGCATCAACACCCGCCCGACCGGGTTCTCCAGCCTCACCCCGAACCGCGGTTCGAAGGCGCTGGTGACCGGTGTGTCGCAGACGTCGGCGGGTTCGCTGATCGAGCCGGACCAGCTGGGTCTGCGGGTTGGGCTGGAGCCGTTCCAGCGGCCCCTGACCCTGCGGGACCTGGTCACCTCCGGCACCACGTCGACGGACTCCATCGAGTACGTGCGGGTCACGTCGATCACGAACAACGCCGCCCCGGTCCCGGAGGCAACCGCCTCCACCCAGCAGCTCACCAACGCTGCGGGCGGTTACAAGCCGGAGTCGGCGCTGGCGACCGCGAAGGTCACCACCCCGGTCCGGACGATCGCGCACTGGATCCCGATCACCAAGCGGGCCCTGTCGGATGCCGCGCAGATGGTCACCCTCATCGATTCGTTCCTCGAGTACGGGCTTGAGGAGGAGCTCGAGGATCAGATGGTTGCCGGCGACGGCACCGGCGAGAACCTCGAGGGTCTCGCGAACGTGTCCGGTGTCCAGTCGCAGGCGTGGGACACCAACCGGCTCGTCACGACCCGGAAGGCGAAGACGAAGGTTCGGATCACCGGCCGTTCGCAGCCCAACGGGTACGTCATCAACCCGGCTGACCTCGAGGAGATCGAGCTTCTCCGCGAGGACACCGGTGCTGGCGCCGGTACGGGTGCGTTCTTCTTCGGTGGCCCGGCCGCCGCGGGTCAGGCGCCGACCCTGTGGGGTCTGCCGGTCGTGGAGTCCGAGGCTGTTCCGGCTGGTACCGCATATGTCGGTGACTGGCGGAAGGCCATTCTCTGGGATCGCGAGCAGTCGTCCATCACGACTACGGACAGTCACGACAACTTCTTCGTGAGGAACCTCGTCGTGATCCTCGCGGAGATGCGGGCCGCGTTCGGCGTCATCCAGCCGTCCGCGTTCGTGGAGATCGACCTCTCCGGTGAGCCGGAGGCGGGCGGTGGCGGCGGGGGCTGA
- a CDS encoding DUF6221 family protein gives MTDLVEFLTARIDEDEQLARTVEQAVGAERKGEPYSDGSGIAAGDAFPTYPWGMVPEELPFMAGAGHPSRVLADVAAKRAILAAHPPVRFTDATLGLHDVEVCWRCHVRLDYPDDWDEQGAEGWTYPLVQERFPCGTVRALALPYRSHPDFNPAWEVA, from the coding sequence GTGACTGACTTGGTGGAGTTCCTGACCGCACGCATCGACGAGGACGAACAGCTTGCTCGCACGGTGGAGCAGGCCGTCGGCGCCGAGCGCAAGGGCGAGCCGTACAGCGACGGCTCCGGCATCGCGGCCGGGGACGCGTTCCCGACCTACCCGTGGGGGATGGTCCCCGAGGAGCTTCCGTTCATGGCCGGCGCCGGTCACCCATCCCGCGTCCTGGCCGACGTCGCGGCGAAGCGGGCCATCCTCGCCGCGCACCCACCGGTCCGGTTCACCGACGCCACACTCGGGCTGCACGACGTTGAGGTGTGCTGGCGTTGCCACGTCCGACTCGACTACCCGGACGACTGGGACGAGCAGGGCGCCGAGGGCTGGACCTATCCGCTGGTGCAGGAGCGGTTCCCGTGCGGCACTGTCCGGGCGCTGGCCCTGCCGTACCGCTCGCACCCGGACTTCAACCCGGCATGGGAGGTCGCGTGA
- a CDS encoding terminase large subunit, with translation MCTLLESTGARIVSRRRDRTCWTVRVGVGTLKQSELGARLRQLGVWGDKHVPDQYLTAAEAQREALIQGLMDTDGSIGTNGHAEFCSTNQRLAAAVLFLARSLGWRAVSKESAARIEGREVGRRWRVTFTPVADDPFNPFRLVRKSTRRKPSDGRRGRATLSIESIVPVESRPVRCIKVGSPDGLFLAGRDLVPTHNTTLILALAVHRALGFDGQRQVIAYGAQTRNDARIKWEDEHVLALERSKVFRKLFSVRKTNGNEAILWRNGSKHGIVANTEKSGHGATLDLGFLDEAFSQVDNRMEQAFKPAMITRPQPQLWVVSTAGNDSSVYLKQKMAAGRAAVEGGSGKGLAYFEWSAPEDADPSDPATWRACMPALGHTISEEAIAADFSSMELIEFQRAYLNQWPDRNATDPVIQPGVWAHLADTRSQVVDPVVFAVDAAPDRSSAAIAIAGRRTDGVGHVEVVDRRDGTGWLLERVKELHARWRPAAWVLDPASAAGSLLPALQDLRIEPVLVTGREMAQACGQFYEDVVERHAFRHRDQPELNKALYGAQKRRLSDAWAWDKRTSGADISPLVAATLAWHGVAVKGTPVRSAYDSPDAELMVV, from the coding sequence ATGTGCACGCTGCTGGAGTCCACCGGCGCGCGGATCGTCTCCCGGCGGCGGGACCGGACGTGCTGGACGGTTCGAGTCGGCGTCGGGACGCTCAAGCAGAGTGAGCTTGGTGCCCGGTTGCGGCAGCTCGGGGTGTGGGGAGACAAGCACGTCCCGGACCAGTACCTGACCGCCGCCGAGGCACAGCGGGAAGCCCTGATTCAGGGCCTCATGGACACTGACGGTTCCATCGGAACCAACGGGCACGCGGAGTTCTGCTCCACCAACCAGCGTCTCGCCGCCGCCGTTCTCTTCCTCGCTCGTTCCTTGGGTTGGCGGGCGGTGTCCAAGGAGTCCGCGGCCAGGATCGAGGGGCGTGAAGTCGGCCGTCGGTGGCGGGTGACGTTCACCCCCGTCGCCGACGACCCGTTCAACCCCTTCCGCCTGGTCCGGAAGTCGACGCGGCGGAAGCCGAGCGACGGGCGACGAGGCCGTGCCACGTTGTCGATCGAGTCCATCGTGCCGGTCGAGTCGCGACCGGTGCGCTGCATCAAGGTCGGTTCGCCGGACGGACTGTTCCTGGCCGGGCGCGACCTGGTCCCGACGCACAACACGACGCTCATCCTCGCGCTCGCGGTGCACCGAGCGCTCGGGTTCGACGGGCAGCGGCAGGTGATCGCCTACGGCGCGCAGACCCGCAACGACGCCCGCATCAAGTGGGAGGACGAGCACGTCCTCGCCCTCGAGCGGTCGAAGGTGTTCCGGAAGCTGTTCTCGGTGCGGAAGACCAACGGTAACGAGGCGATCCTGTGGCGGAACGGGTCGAAGCACGGGATCGTCGCGAACACCGAGAAGTCCGGTCACGGCGCGACGCTGGATCTGGGGTTCCTGGATGAGGCGTTCAGCCAGGTGGACAACCGGATGGAGCAGGCGTTCAAGCCTGCGATGATCACGCGTCCGCAGCCGCAGCTGTGGGTCGTCTCGACCGCCGGGAACGACTCGTCGGTCTACCTGAAGCAGAAGATGGCGGCCGGCCGCGCCGCGGTCGAGGGCGGCTCCGGGAAGGGGCTGGCCTACTTCGAGTGGTCGGCCCCGGAGGATGCGGACCCGTCGGATCCTGCGACGTGGCGGGCGTGCATGCCAGCTCTGGGGCACACGATCTCCGAGGAAGCGATCGCCGCGGACTTCTCGTCCATGGAGCTCATCGAGTTCCAGCGCGCCTATCTGAACCAGTGGCCGGACCGGAACGCCACGGACCCGGTGATCCAGCCGGGTGTGTGGGCGCATCTGGCGGACACCCGGTCGCAGGTGGTGGATCCGGTGGTGTTCGCGGTGGACGCGGCACCGGACCGTTCGTCGGCTGCTATCGCGATCGCCGGCCGCCGTACGGATGGTGTCGGGCATGTCGAGGTGGTGGACCGCCGGGATGGCACTGGCTGGCTGTTGGAGCGGGTGAAGGAGTTGCACGCCCGCTGGCGGCCCGCCGCGTGGGTTCTGGACCCGGCATCCGCCGCCGGGTCACTGCTGCCGGCGTTGCAGGACCTGCGGATCGAACCGGTGTTGGTGACCGGTCGTGAGATGGCGCAGGCGTGCGGCCAATTCTACGAGGACGTGGTGGAGCGTCACGCGTTCCGGCATCGGGACCAGCCGGAGTTGAACAAGGCCCTATATGGGGCGCAGAAGCGGCGTCTGTCGGATGCGTGGGCGTGGGATAAGCGCACGTCGGGCGCCGACATTTCCCCGCTGGTTGCGGCGACCCTCGCATGGCATGGGGTTGCGGTGAAGGGCACCCCGGTCCGGTCGGCTTATGACTCGCCGGACGCCGAACTGATGGTTGTGTGA